A single genomic interval of Notolabrus celidotus isolate fNotCel1 chromosome 13, fNotCel1.pri, whole genome shotgun sequence harbors:
- the mrpl19 gene encoding 39S ribosomal protein L19, mitochondrial: MAACAKRVDKFMFTLRLLRNLQLRNERSLSTSLCRLAAGTNSEPPRFTPPSKPVIIDKTQTAASLRKFLSPEFIPHRQRINPIKFAIERKDMIRRRKVIDIPEFYVGSILAVTMADSNASGKSNRFVGICIQRGGKGLGATFILRNIIDNQGVEICYELYSPRIQTIEVLKLEKRLDDNLMYLRDALSEYSTVDPEMKPLPISPTGEVPLNQMKVRMRPKPWSKRWERPKFDIKGIRFDLALTPEQMEHAQKWAEPWNEYDMLKEYDTSKLEEQIHKEVQQEMSK, encoded by the exons ATGGCAGCCTGCGCGAAGAGAGTGGACAAATTTATGTTCACTCTAAGGTTATTACGAAACCTTCAACTACGAAATGAAC GGTCCCTGTCCACGTCTCTGTGCCGTCTCGCTGCGGGGACAAACAGCGAGCCTCCTAGATTCACCCCTCCATCTAAACCTGTCATCATAGATAAAACACAGACTGCTGCATCCCTGCGGAA GTTCCTGAGCCCTGAGTTCATCCCTCACAGACAGAGAATAAATCCCATCAAGTTTGCCATAGAGAGGAAAGACATGATTCGCAGAAGGAAAGTGATCGACATTCCTGAATTCTATGTTG gGAGCATCCTGGCTGTGACCATGGCTGACTCGAACGCCAGTGGGAAGAGTAACCGATTTGTTGGCATCTGTATCCAGAGGGGCGGAAAGGGGCTGGGAGCCACATTTATACTGAGAAATATCATTGACAACCAAG GTGTGGAGATATGCTACGAGCTGTACAGCCCTCGCATTCAGACGATCGAGGTGCTGAAGCTGGAGAAGAGGCTTGACGATAACCTGATGTATCTGAGAGACGCTCTGTCCGAGTACAGCACTGTGGACCCCGAAATGAAGCCTCTGCCCATCTCTCCCACTGGAGAGGTGCCCTTGAACCAg ATGAAAGTAAGGATGCGGCCCAAGCCATGGTCCAAACGCTGGGAACGACCCAAGTTCGACATCAAGGGAATCCGCTTTGACTTGGCTCTGACCCCCGAGCAGATGGAACACGCTCAGAAGTGGGCGGAGCCTTGGAACGAGTACGACATGCTGAAGGAGTACGACACATCTAAACTGGAGGAGCAGATCCACAAGGAGGTGCAGCAGGAGATGAGCAAGTGA